Proteins encoded together in one bacterium window:
- a CDS encoding alpha/beta hydrolase, which translates to MAQVEANGIRIEVETRGDEGAPAFVLLRGLSTQLIQWPDVFLDRFVDAGYRVVLLDNRDCGLSAKIDEVPMPSLVDVVTGSAAAPYGVGDMARDVVGVLDALEIAQADAAGISLGGMVSQHLAFDHADRFRSVTSVMSSSGAPGLPTGTPEALEALNSQPADPDDREIVIRHNMRNQILIGSPAFPMTEAELRSYCERAYDRCYCPAGTARQMMAVVSDAARHERLAEVGTRFQVLHGSDDPLIPLACGEDTAKRAGAPLVVIDGMGHDVTIANSDAIADALIGFARG; encoded by the coding sequence ATGGCGCAGGTCGAGGCGAACGGAATCCGGATCGAGGTGGAGACGCGGGGGGACGAAGGTGCCCCGGCGTTCGTCCTGCTTCGCGGCTTGTCGACGCAGCTGATCCAGTGGCCCGACGTCTTCCTCGATCGCTTCGTCGACGCGGGCTACCGGGTGGTCCTCCTCGACAACCGGGACTGCGGGCTGTCGGCGAAGATCGATGAAGTCCCGATGCCCTCGCTCGTCGACGTCGTGACCGGGAGCGCGGCCGCGCCCTACGGCGTCGGCGACATGGCCCGGGACGTGGTCGGCGTCCTCGACGCGCTCGAGATCGCGCAGGCGGACGCCGCCGGGATCTCCCTCGGCGGCATGGTCTCCCAGCACCTCGCCTTCGATCACGCGGATCGCTTCCGCTCGGTCACCAGCGTGATGTCGAGTTCCGGCGCGCCCGGACTGCCGACCGGAACGCCGGAAGCGCTCGAGGCGCTGAACTCGCAGCCGGCGGACCCCGACGATCGCGAGATCGTGATCCGACACAACATGCGCAACCAGATCCTGATCGGGAGCCCCGCCTTCCCGATGACCGAGGCGGAGCTTCGTTCCTACTGCGAGCGCGCGTACGATCGCTGCTACTGCCCGGCGGGCACCGCGCGCCAGATGATGGCCGTCGTCTCCGACGCCGCCCGCCACGAACGGCTCGCCGAGGTCGGGACCCGCTTCCAGGTGCTGCACGGCAGCGACGATCCGCTGATTCCGCTCGCATGCGGCGAGGACACGGCGAAGCGGGCGGGGGCACCGCTGGTCGTGATCGACGGCATGGGCCACGACGTGACGATCGCCAACAGCGACGCGATCGCGGACGCCCTGATCGGGTTCGCGCGCGGGTAG
- a CDS encoding carboxypeptidase-like regulatory domain-containing protein — protein sequence MSALASIRASRPARSSALAAALLLLAAAPAPADDHGASGTVLDSRTGEAIVGAWVFEAVPGERLGSDVRRFERVRETRTDERGRFHFAPDARGWVARLFSEETSPRYHVYHERYGLVWGREGAGQIELSLRDAHLRSADASQLCGTRESDALHARVRARHCPPAQPDRFADGRPRATGAVDDRGRRSGPWRFFREDGSLLAEGQYVAGAASGRWVFHPSPGTKGN from the coding sequence GTGTCGGCCCTCGCATCGATCCGAGCTTCGCGCCCCGCCCGATCATCCGCTCTCGCGGCGGCGCTCCTCCTCCTCGCGGCCGCCCCCGCGCCTGCGGACGACCATGGCGCCTCCGGAACCGTCCTCGATTCGCGGACGGGCGAAGCGATCGTCGGCGCGTGGGTCTTCGAAGCGGTGCCCGGCGAGCGCCTCGGGTCGGACGTTCGACGCTTCGAGCGGGTTCGAGAGACGCGAACGGACGAGCGCGGCCGATTCCACTTCGCACCCGATGCGCGTGGCTGGGTCGCCCGGCTCTTCTCGGAGGAGACGTCGCCGCGCTACCACGTCTACCACGAGCGCTACGGCCTGGTCTGGGGTCGCGAAGGCGCCGGCCAGATCGAGCTCTCCCTGCGCGACGCGCACCTGCGTTCGGCGGATGCGAGCCAGCTGTGCGGCACGCGGGAAAGCGACGCGCTGCACGCCCGTGTTCGCGCGCGGCACTGCCCGCCGGCCCAGCCGGATCGCTTCGCCGATGGACGCCCGCGCGCGACCGGCGCCGTCGACGACCGGGGTCGTCGTTCCGGCCCGTGGCGCTTCTTCCGCGAGGACGGGTCGCTGCTGGCCGAAGGGCAGTACGTCGCGGGCGCCGCGAGCGGCCGATGGGTATTTCACCCGAGCCCCGGGACCAAAGGCAACTAG
- a CDS encoding enoyl-CoA hydratase-related protein — MSDSDDARVETRREGNVLVIRMVREAKRNAVDRKMADALDAALNELDDDDSLWAGVLTGGEPIFCAGSDLRSNGDYVTERGGEYGIIRRVRRKPLIAAVEGRALGGGLEIVLACDLVVASTEALFGLPEVSIGVIPTCAGIFRAPNALPLNLAKELILTGEPIEAERAHAAGFVNRLVAPGETVKVALELAARITKNAPLSVQGCLRSVNEFVAKGDVQGWALTERAFEEIAGTEDQREGVMSFLEKRSPEWKAR; from the coding sequence ATGTCCGATTCCGACGACGCTCGCGTCGAGACCCGCCGTGAGGGCAACGTGCTCGTGATCCGCATGGTTCGCGAGGCGAAGCGGAATGCCGTCGATCGCAAGATGGCCGATGCCCTCGACGCCGCGCTGAACGAGCTCGACGACGACGACTCGCTCTGGGCGGGCGTCCTGACCGGGGGCGAGCCGATCTTCTGCGCGGGCAGCGATCTCCGCAGCAACGGTGACTACGTGACCGAGCGCGGCGGCGAGTACGGGATCATCCGGCGGGTTCGCAGGAAGCCGCTGATCGCGGCGGTCGAAGGACGGGCGCTCGGAGGGGGGCTCGAGATCGTGCTCGCCTGCGATCTCGTCGTCGCCTCGACGGAGGCGCTCTTCGGGCTGCCCGAGGTCTCGATCGGCGTGATCCCGACGTGCGCCGGGATCTTTCGCGCGCCGAACGCGCTTCCGCTCAATCTGGCGAAGGAGCTGATCCTGACCGGGGAGCCGATCGAGGCGGAGCGCGCCCATGCCGCGGGCTTCGTGAACCGGTTGGTCGCGCCCGGGGAGACCGTGAAGGTCGCGCTCGAGCTTGCTGCGCGGATCACGAAGAATGCGCCGCTCTCGGTCCAGGGGTGCCTGCGCTCGGTGAACGAGTTCGTCGCGAAGGGCGACGTGCAGGGGTGGGCGCTCACCGAGCGCGCCTTCGAGGAGATCGCCGGGACCGAGGATCAGCGGGAGGGCGTCATGTCCTTCCTGGAGAAGCGTTCGCCGGAGTGGAAGGCGCGCTAG
- a CDS encoding ecdysteroid 22-kinase family protein — translation MPDSPAFVFPKHEDDLTPELLTHVLSQDRPGLVVEGLSIVDAARAASGRASTADRLVLDLDYASGTAPKHLPRRVVLKTMLDVPHAPAVMYETEVRFYREIRPDVPFEAPVFFGALFDRESGHFGILLEDLRERGGVFANVTMDISLDQIRQLVGDLAALHARHWQSPTLDQDFGWMATPGGGGMEAFWGHTLPQIEQHMEDEPWRHDLIAPLGRDMTGLHADMMKIAAGPLEAAPRTLLHGDTHLGNTYVLPDGRMGWLDFQLSHRGCFIRDVTYIITTGLSVDLRRVHERALLDFYLEELARHGVTEVPDREATWTLHRQATFWGLVIGWGCCPIAHYGLEITQENMRRLSQIMIDLDVLEVVPD, via the coding sequence ATGCCCGATTCCCCCGCCTTCGTCTTCCCGAAGCACGAGGACGATCTGACGCCCGAGCTGCTGACCCACGTCCTCTCGCAGGACCGGCCCGGGCTCGTCGTCGAAGGACTCTCGATCGTCGACGCCGCGCGCGCCGCGAGCGGACGTGCCTCGACCGCCGATCGGCTCGTGCTCGATCTCGACTACGCCTCGGGCACCGCCCCGAAACACCTGCCGCGCAGGGTCGTGCTCAAGACGATGCTCGACGTGCCGCACGCGCCCGCCGTCATGTACGAGACCGAGGTGCGATTCTATCGCGAGATCCGACCCGACGTTCCCTTCGAAGCCCCCGTGTTCTTCGGGGCGCTCTTCGATCGCGAGTCCGGGCACTTCGGCATCCTGCTCGAGGATCTGCGCGAGCGGGGCGGTGTGTTCGCGAACGTGACGATGGACATCTCGCTGGATCAGATCCGCCAGCTGGTCGGTGACCTGGCGGCGCTGCACGCCCGCCACTGGCAGAGCCCGACCCTCGATCAAGATTTCGGATGGATGGCGACACCCGGAGGCGGAGGGATGGAGGCGTTCTGGGGGCATACGCTGCCCCAGATCGAGCAGCACATGGAGGACGAGCCGTGGCGCCACGATCTGATTGCGCCCCTCGGCCGGGACATGACGGGCCTCCACGCCGACATGATGAAGATCGCGGCCGGACCGCTCGAAGCGGCCCCGCGGACCTTGCTCCACGGCGACACGCACCTCGGGAACACCTACGTGTTGCCCGACGGACGCATGGGCTGGCTGGACTTCCAGCTCTCGCACCGTGGCTGCTTCATTCGCGACGTCACCTACATCATCACGACCGGCCTGTCCGTCGACCTCCGGCGCGTGCACGAACGGGCGCTGCTCGACTTCTATCTCGAGGAGCTGGCGCGGCACGGCGTGACCGAGGTTCCGGATCGCGAAGCGACCTGGACGCTTCACCGCCAGGCCACGTTCTGGGGGCTCGTGATCGGCTGGGGCTGTTGCCCGATCGCCCACTACGGCCTGGAGATCACCCAGGAGAACATGCGCCGACTCTCGCAGATCATGATCGACCTCGACGTCCTCGAGGTCGTTCCCGACTAG